The proteins below come from a single Aegilops tauschii subsp. strangulata cultivar AL8/78 chromosome 6, Aet v6.0, whole genome shotgun sequence genomic window:
- the LOC109761191 gene encoding early nodulin-like protein 12 translates to MASVVVLAAAACCCILLAASVSPASSEPAVYSVGDGRGWTVPTGNGTETYNHWAKKNRFQVGDVLDFKYAAKDSVLLVNHDDYKMCSTVTPLTRFADGDTKFKFDRTGFFFFVSGVPGHCEAGQRMIASVIGHSTLAAAPAKPPSVGVVGGHAPGPSPSPSRAVSAPESPSYGSSSGGSTSTTGFGPSPSTEPSGASRRALSTVVGLVAGVVAMIALA, encoded by the exons ATGGCCAGCGTCGTCGTCCTCGCTGCTGCTGCTTGCTGCTGCATTCTCCTAGCGGCCTCGGTATCGCCGGCTTCGTCAGAGCCCGCGGTGTACAGCGTCGGCGACGGGAGGGGGTGGACGGTGCCGACCGGCAACGGCACCGAGACGTACAACCACTGGGCCAAGAAGAACCGCTTCCAAGTCGGCGACGTCCTGG ATTtcaagtacgcggccaaggactCGGTGCTGCTGGTGAACCACGACGACTACAAGATGTGCAGCACGGTGACCCCCCTGACCCGGTTCGCGGACGGCGACACCAAGTTCAAGTTCGACCGgacgggcttcttcttcttcgtcagCGGCGTGCCGGGACACTGCGAGGCGGGCCAGCGGATGATCGCCAGCGTCATCGGGCACTCCACGCTGGCCGCCGCTCCGGCCAAACCGCCCTCCGTCGGCGTCGTCGGCGGCCACGCGCCCGGCCCCAGCCCCAGCCCCAGCCGGGCAGTCTCGGCCCCGGAGTCCCCGTCGTACGGGTCCAGTTCTGGCGGATCCACCTCGACGACCGGTTTCGGACCCAGCCCGTCGACCGAGCCCAGTGGCGCGTCCAGGCGGGCGCTCTCCACTGTCGTTGGGCTTGTCGCCGGTGTCGTCGCCATGATCGCGTTGGCGTGA
- the LOC109761195 gene encoding tRNA (guanine(9)-N1)-methyltransferase isoform X2 codes for MADGTESEQAAVVGDGNPSQLSKSAKKKLLKQERQAARKAERKAGEKERRRADIERRRREWEESLAAAPSQEAREAMLAARRETRLERVGKRVEERGARAKRLRRAAEGGQKVVLDLEFADLMRPNEIHSLTQQIMYCYAVNGRSATPAHLWLTGCSGEMGTQVQRIPGFDKWIIEKEAKSYLEAFADCKENLVYLTADAETVLDDLDMSKIYIIGGLVDRNRWKGITQKKAVDQGIQSAKLPIGNYLKMSSSQVLTVNQVFENVLVLVLMDLGELY; via the exons ATGGCTGACGGCACGGAGAGCGAGCAGGCCGCGGTCGTGGGGGACGGGAACCCTTCGCAGTTGTCTAAGAGCGCGAAGAAGAAGCTGCTGAAGCAGGAGCGGCAGGCGGCGCGGAAGGCCGAGCGGAAGGCGGGGGAGAAGGAGCGCCGGCGCGCCGACATAGAGCGGCGGAGGCGCGAGTGGGAGGAGTCTCTGGCCGCGGCACCCTCGCAGGAGGCGCGCGAGGCGATGCTGGCCGCGCGCAGGGAGACGCGACTCGAGCGGGTGGGAAAGCGCGTGGAGGAGCGGGGCGCGCGCGCCAAGAGGCTCCGGCGCGCCGCCGAGGGTGGGCAGAAGGTGGTGCTCGACCTCGAGTTCGCGGACCTCATGCGGCCCAACGAGATTCACAGCCTCACGCAGCAG ATTATGTACTGCTATGCAGTGAACGGGAGATCAGCAACCCCGGCTCATCTCTGGTTGACAGGTTGCAGCGGAGAAATGGGGACCCAGGTTCAGAGGATACCTGGCTTTGATAAGTGGATCATAGAAAAAGAAGCCAAGTCTTATCTTGAAGCATTTGCAGACTGTAAAGAAAATCTTGTGTATCTGACAGCGGATGCTGAGACTGTCCTTGATGATCTCGACATGTCGAAAATATACATCATTGGTGGTCTAGTGGATCGTAACAGATGGAAAGGCATAACACAGAAGAAGGCAGTTGATCAGGGCATTCAGTCTGCCAAGCTCCCCATTGGAAATTATTTAAAGATGTCAAGTTCTCAG GTTCTTACAGTCAACCAAGTGTTCGAGAATGTATTAGTCTTGGTTTTGATGGACCTTGGAGAGCTGTACTAA
- the LOC109761195 gene encoding tRNA (guanine(9)-N1)-methyltransferase isoform X1 gives MADGTESEQAAVVGDGNPSQLSKSAKKKLLKQERQAARKAERKAGEKERRRADIERRRREWEESLAAAPSQEAREAMLAARRETRLERVGKRVEERGARAKRLRRAAEGGQKVVLDLEFADLMRPNEIHSLTQQIMYCYAVNGRSATPAHLWLTGCSGEMGTQVQRIPGFDKWIIEKEAKSYLEAFADCKENLVYLTADAETVLDDLDMSKIYIIGGLVDRNRWKGITQKKAVDQGIQSAKLPIGNYLKMSSSQVLTVNQVFEIMQKFVETKDWKTAFFHVIPPRKRGEAGAANDDDSPEGAANGDLDKCLEEEVDDDDDDGDGDEEADVANKRHCFRSENGKS, from the exons ATGGCTGACGGCACGGAGAGCGAGCAGGCCGCGGTCGTGGGGGACGGGAACCCTTCGCAGTTGTCTAAGAGCGCGAAGAAGAAGCTGCTGAAGCAGGAGCGGCAGGCGGCGCGGAAGGCCGAGCGGAAGGCGGGGGAGAAGGAGCGCCGGCGCGCCGACATAGAGCGGCGGAGGCGCGAGTGGGAGGAGTCTCTGGCCGCGGCACCCTCGCAGGAGGCGCGCGAGGCGATGCTGGCCGCGCGCAGGGAGACGCGACTCGAGCGGGTGGGAAAGCGCGTGGAGGAGCGGGGCGCGCGCGCCAAGAGGCTCCGGCGCGCCGCCGAGGGTGGGCAGAAGGTGGTGCTCGACCTCGAGTTCGCGGACCTCATGCGGCCCAACGAGATTCACAGCCTCACGCAGCAG ATTATGTACTGCTATGCAGTGAACGGGAGATCAGCAACCCCGGCTCATCTCTGGTTGACAGGTTGCAGCGGAGAAATGGGGACCCAGGTTCAGAGGATACCTGGCTTTGATAAGTGGATCATAGAAAAAGAAGCCAAGTCTTATCTTGAAGCATTTGCAGACTGTAAAGAAAATCTTGTGTATCTGACAGCGGATGCTGAGACTGTCCTTGATGATCTCGACATGTCGAAAATATACATCATTGGTGGTCTAGTGGATCGTAACAGATGGAAAGGCATAACACAGAAGAAGGCAGTTGATCAGGGCATTCAGTCTGCCAAGCTCCCCATTGGAAATTATTTAAAGATGTCAAGTTCTCAG GTTCTTACAGTCAACCAAGTGTTTGAGATAATGCAAAAGTTTGTGGAAACAAAGGACTGGAAGACGGCATTCTTTCATGTGATCCCACCGAGGAAACGAGGAGAAGCTGGAGCAGCAAATGATGATGATTCACCTGAGGGGGCTGCAAACGGAGATCTTGACAAGTGTTTAGAAGaggaggttgatgatgatgacgatgatggtGATGGGGATGAAGAAGCCGATGTTGCTAACAAAAGACATTGTTTTAGAAGTGAAAATGGAAAATCTTAG